The Cytobacillus sp. NJ13 sequence CTGAGGTTTGCGACAAAAAGCTGGCTGATGCTGAGCAGAAAATGATTAAATCGGATATTAAGATGGTACAGATCTCAAAAGATTACGAGACTGCTGCAAAAGAATTAATACTGAATGGATTTCAGGAACGCTTCGGGTTTATTGATCATTCGTTAAATCCTGATTTGAATTGCCTTACAGAGACGTATAACGCTGAGGGTGCCCTTTTTCTGGCAGGTTTGATTGAAAATGAACTGGTGTGTACGGGTGCAATTACCAATGAAGGCAAAGGGGAATGCAGGCTGCAGCGAATGTCTGTAAAAAAGGAATTCCGGGGTCAGGGCATTGCCAGTATGATGGTACGGCAACTGGAGGATCGCGCCAAAGCAGCCGGTTACGGAAAAGTTGTCCTCGAAACGAATATTGCCTGGGATAGTGCGGTAAACCTCTATAAACGCTGCGGATATAAGGAATATAAACTGGAAGATGAGATGATTCATCTATCTAAAGAAATTTAGCGGATTTGCCTAATGGAAAGTCCGATTTTTTTTAAAAAGCATGCATATGAAGTGCAATGTTACATAATATATGGTATGATGTATTTATGTTACATTAAAAAATCGATAAAGACAGTGCAAGCGGCAAAAGATAATCTTATGCTGGAAACAAAGCTCGCGACTCACTGTCACTTCTTTTCTAATAGCAGCTTTTCACCATGCTAAAGATCCGTCATGAACTGCTGTCATCACCTCTCCGGGAATACACTGGCTAAATTAATTCTGCCTTTTTCGTACAGAACACAAGTCATTCTTCACTCTCAAAGAAATTGTTTCAAAAGCAAGGCAAATTCTCCGTTGTAAAAAAGTCACTTACAAGCTGAGACTCAATTTTGCATGATATTGTCTCCTTTCATACAGCTT is a genomic window containing:
- a CDS encoding GNAT family N-acetyltransferase; the encoded protein is MNTTTVDGKTINAGMPEVCDKKLADAEQKMIKSDIKMVQISKDYETAAKELILNGFQERFGFIDHSLNPDLNCLTETYNAEGALFLAGLIENELVCTGAITNEGKGECRLQRMSVKKEFRGQGIASMMVRQLEDRAKAAGYGKVVLETNIAWDSAVNLYKRCGYKEYKLEDEMIHLSKEI